A window from Moritella yayanosii encodes these proteins:
- a CDS encoding cyclic peptide export ABC transporter, which yields MNAKLILSLLKGDYSKFIVAIFLSALSAAAGVSVIAFINEAISRLSVGADFPITLFFALIFLLFGLSYISQSQITRLGHRVVYELRLSISRRLMNMSVERIDQLGQPTILATLTKDITAISQAFNSLPFVVFGASVVLFTYGYLFWLSATFFIVTLVMSTVSIIFGRRLMIASRYYKKRVRENDDVLFDSYDAMLRGRNELKLSQERRTSFYHTQLQTSAEQARILDTKADRLTVLNGSWINTSVLLLIALVLLMHTQFQIGTSEQVTGYALAILFLRSPLAGLVGSLPALIVGSVAYAKVSSLDLAEDNNELNSLPALLTSWKTLQLDQIEYDYPSEDGESGFSVGPINLTINQGELIFWVGGNGSGKSTCARLLTGLYSAHRGTITFSDTVINEKNMDWYRNHFSVVFADFYLFKNIINENGVKPDPELVEHYLTKLALNNKVEVVDGRLSTTELSQGQRKRLALLLAYLEDRSIIVLDEWAADQDPTFRRIFYTELLPELKARGKTIIAITHDDHYFHLADKLYRVDAGQLTLVKNDVNELTMEQAS from the coding sequence ATGAACGCGAAGTTAATTCTGTCTTTATTAAAAGGCGACTATTCAAAATTTATAGTCGCAATATTTCTCAGTGCTTTAAGTGCTGCAGCAGGCGTATCAGTTATCGCATTTATTAATGAAGCGATTAGTCGATTAAGTGTCGGTGCTGATTTTCCGATCACTTTATTTTTTGCGCTCATCTTCCTATTATTTGGATTGAGTTATATCTCTCAATCTCAGATTACTCGGTTGGGTCATCGTGTTGTATATGAGCTAAGGCTGAGTATTAGTCGCAGATTAATGAATATGTCTGTTGAGCGGATTGATCAGTTAGGTCAGCCGACTATTCTGGCGACTTTAACCAAAGACATAACCGCTATCAGCCAAGCGTTTAATAGTTTACCTTTTGTTGTTTTTGGAGCATCGGTGGTACTGTTCACGTATGGGTATTTGTTTTGGCTGTCTGCGACATTTTTTATCGTGACGCTTGTGATGAGTACGGTATCGATTATTTTCGGTCGCCGGTTAATGATCGCATCTCGTTATTATAAAAAACGAGTACGAGAAAATGATGACGTATTATTTGACAGTTATGATGCCATGTTGCGAGGCCGTAATGAGCTTAAATTAAGTCAAGAACGCCGTACGTCTTTTTATCACACTCAATTACAGACTTCAGCAGAACAAGCGAGAATCTTAGATACAAAAGCAGATCGACTTACAGTGCTTAATGGCAGTTGGATAAATACATCGGTCTTACTCTTGATTGCACTTGTTTTACTTATGCATACCCAATTCCAGATTGGGACATCGGAACAAGTGACGGGTTATGCTCTGGCAATTCTGTTCTTGCGTTCTCCTTTAGCGGGACTTGTTGGTTCATTACCTGCGCTTATCGTTGGTTCTGTCGCTTATGCCAAAGTATCATCGTTAGATTTAGCAGAAGACAACAATGAACTGAATTCACTTCCTGCACTTCTGACATCATGGAAAACACTTCAGCTAGACCAAATTGAATATGATTACCCGAGTGAAGACGGCGAATCAGGCTTTTCTGTTGGGCCAATTAATTTAACGATTAATCAAGGTGAGTTGATTTTCTGGGTTGGTGGGAATGGTAGTGGTAAGTCAACTTGCGCACGCCTGCTTACCGGTTTATATAGTGCCCACCGTGGAACCATCACATTTTCTGATACTGTGATTAATGAAAAAAATATGGATTGGTATCGTAATCATTTTTCTGTGGTATTTGCTGATTTTTATTTATTTAAGAATATTATTAATGAAAACGGGGTTAAGCCCGATCCAGAACTGGTTGAACACTACCTCACTAAACTCGCGTTAAACAATAAAGTTGAAGTTGTTGATGGTCGTCTTAGCACCACAGAGTTATCTCAAGGGCAACGCAAGCGTTTGGCATTATTATTGGCATACCTTGAAGACCGCAGCATCATAGTACTTGATGAATGGGCCGCCGATCAGGATCCAACTTTCCGACGTATTTTTTATACCGAGTTACTGCCAGAGCTTAAAGCGCGCGGTAAAACGATTATCGCTATTACACATGACGATCATTACTTCCACCTTGCAGATAAATTATACCGTGTTGATGCTGGGCAACTAACCCTTGTTAAAAATGATGTGAATGAACTAACTATGGAGCAAGCTAGCTAA
- the purF gene encoding amidophosphoribosyltransferase, with product MCGIVGIVSTTPVNQSIYDALTVLQHRGQDAAGIVTLSDGNFRQRKANGLVRDVFEAKHMQRLKGNIGIGHVRYPTAGSSSAAEAQPFYVNSPFGISLAHNGNLTNAAQLKEDQFHKARRHINTTSDSEVLLNVMAHELDKCPSLHLTAEEIFTAITAVHKQVRGAYAVVSLIINHGLVAFRDPNGIRPLVLGMRNEGDQKEYMVASESVALDAVGFNFVRDIEPGEAVYITDKGELFSAHCAKDAKHNPCIFEFVYFARPDSTIDKISVYESRLAMGEKLGQKIKREWVDIDIDVVIPIPETSCDSALEIAKVLELPYRQGFVKNRYIGRTFIMPGQTLRRKSVRRKLNAISSEFVGKNVLLVDDSIVRGTTSEQIIEMAREAGAKNVYLASAAPEVRYPNVYGIDMPSTDELIAHGRNVDEIATMIGADALIFQDLDDLIAAVSKFNPEIKKFETSVFSGEYVTGDIDADYLQRLNDLRNDGAKIIKEQEEIANLEIHNEG from the coding sequence ATGTGTGGAATTGTTGGCATTGTTTCTACAACCCCTGTTAATCAGTCTATCTATGACGCATTAACAGTACTACAGCATCGTGGACAGGATGCTGCAGGGATTGTAACCTTAAGTGATGGAAACTTTAGGCAGCGCAAAGCAAATGGTTTAGTGAGAGATGTATTCGAAGCTAAACATATGCAGCGTTTGAAAGGTAATATTGGTATCGGCCATGTTCGATACCCTACAGCAGGAAGCTCGAGTGCCGCAGAGGCTCAACCTTTCTATGTTAACTCTCCGTTCGGTATTTCCCTTGCTCATAACGGAAATCTAACCAACGCCGCCCAATTAAAAGAAGATCAATTTCATAAAGCCCGTCGTCACATTAATACCACGTCTGATTCAGAAGTATTACTTAATGTGATGGCGCATGAATTAGATAAATGCCCAAGTTTACATTTGACGGCAGAAGAGATTTTTACTGCAATTACAGCTGTACACAAGCAAGTACGCGGTGCTTATGCTGTGGTATCACTGATTATTAACCATGGTCTCGTTGCTTTTCGTGATCCTAACGGTATTCGTCCGTTAGTATTAGGTATGCGTAACGAAGGCGATCAAAAAGAATATATGGTTGCTTCTGAATCTGTTGCACTGGATGCCGTAGGTTTTAACTTTGTACGTGATATTGAACCAGGTGAAGCGGTTTATATTACTGACAAAGGTGAGTTATTTAGCGCGCACTGTGCTAAAGACGCAAAGCATAACCCATGTATCTTTGAATTTGTTTATTTTGCACGTCCAGACTCAACCATTGATAAGATATCGGTTTACGAATCACGCCTTGCAATGGGTGAGAAACTGGGTCAAAAAATTAAGCGCGAATGGGTTGATATTGACATTGATGTGGTGATCCCAATCCCTGAAACGTCATGTGATAGTGCCTTAGAAATTGCAAAAGTGCTGGAATTACCATACCGCCAAGGTTTTGTTAAAAACCGTTATATTGGCCGTACGTTTATCATGCCAGGACAAACGTTACGTCGTAAGTCTGTACGCCGTAAATTAAATGCAATTTCATCAGAATTTGTAGGTAAAAATGTACTATTAGTCGATGACTCAATTGTACGTGGTACTACATCAGAGCAGATTATCGAAATGGCTCGTGAAGCGGGTGCTAAAAATGTTTATTTAGCTTCAGCTGCACCAGAAGTGCGCTATCCGAACGTTTACGGTATTGATATGCCTAGCACGGACGAGCTAATCGCCCATGGTAGAAACGTCGATGAGATTGCAACGATGATCGGTGCAGATGCACTTATTTTCCAAGATCTAGATGATTTAATCGCTGCTGTTTCAAAATTTAACCCTGAGATTAAAAAATTCGAAACCTCAGTGTTTAGCGGTGAATACGTGACGGGTGATATTGATGCGGATTATTTACAGCGTCTTAACGATCTTCGTAACGATGGTGCTAAAATAATCAAAGAACAAGAAGAAATTGCTAATTTAGAAATTCATAACGAAGGCTAA
- a CDS encoding peptidylprolyl isomerase produces the protein MITLHTDFGDIKIALNFESAPKTAANFLEYAKNGFYEGTIFHRVIDGFMVQGGGMLPGMEEKSSNAQIENEADNGLSNKFGTLAMARTADPHSASSQFFINLKDNNFLDFTSKTSQGWGYCVFAEVVEGMDVIEKIKKVATGNTLGHGDVPLEDIIITKVTVEEA, from the coding sequence ATGATAACTCTACATACAGATTTCGGTGATATCAAAATCGCACTTAACTTTGAAAGTGCACCAAAAACAGCAGCTAACTTCCTCGAGTACGCAAAAAACGGCTTCTACGAAGGTACTATCTTTCACCGTGTAATCGATGGCTTCATGGTCCAAGGCGGCGGCATGCTTCCTGGTATGGAAGAGAAAAGCTCAAATGCACAAATCGAAAATGAAGCAGACAATGGTCTGTCGAATAAATTTGGTACATTAGCAATGGCACGTACTGCTGATCCGCATTCAGCAAGTTCACAATTCTTCATCAACCTAAAAGACAACAATTTCCTAGATTTCACAAGCAAGACGTCACAAGGTTGGGGTTACTGCGTATTTGCTGAAGTTGTTGAAGGCATGGACGTGATTGAAAAAATCAAAAAAGTAGCGACTGGCAACACACTTGGCCACGGTGACGTTCCATTAGAAGACATCATCATTACTAAAGTAACTGTAGAAGAAGCTTAA
- a CDS encoding extracellular solute-binding protein produces the protein MDIQQSIRGLLGGALVLIATFSHPVLAEYTSHGISLYGEPKYTENFSNFDYANPDAPKQGELVMAEMGSFDSLHQFIDLGKKPRGLFWLYDRLTVRGHDKNEIKTRYGWLAEKMTIADDYSSVIYFLRKEAKFSDGYPVTAEDVAYSLNLYRESGLSNIKSRFKMVKSVEVIDPLTVKINFGGDGSRLQILNSGNLPVLPKHIWQHKDFTQPSLDIPIGSGPYKVISVDPGRGIVYELRDDYWGKNLPVNKGKYNFKNIKVEYFRDRNAAVQALKTNNVNYIAETNLLRWNKLYQGDVFDSGTVVKDKINYDAPSFVTVMVFNLRQAKFADRRTREALVTAFDFEWLNKKAFNNQYTRATSLFNNSFLAAEGLPTAQEKAILIPLSAQLPEQVLSSEFTLPSTDGSGRNRKNLLTAQTLLKEAGWKVKHNKLVHSVTGEVMTINFLLPSPVMKPAIGAYIQTLKKLGISSNITIKTGTEYYKLLMQRQFDMTPSQYKVRIPPNTELRSSLKSEFAGVASSYNLSGIQDPAIDNLVEGLVQSDSYVDTQAYGRALDRVLKWNYYYLPLWARNFQLVAYQNYIKKPLQAPKYGYEVEFWWDERSK, from the coding sequence ATGGATATACAGCAATCTATTCGTGGGTTATTAGGGGGCGCGTTGGTTTTAATCGCAACATTTAGTCACCCTGTATTGGCTGAATATACCAGTCATGGTATCAGCTTGTATGGTGAACCAAAGTATACCGAGAACTTTAGCAATTTTGATTACGCGAATCCTGATGCGCCTAAGCAAGGTGAGTTGGTCATGGCGGAAATGGGAAGCTTTGATTCTTTACATCAATTTATCGATTTAGGTAAAAAGCCGAGAGGGTTATTCTGGCTTTATGATCGCTTAACTGTTCGTGGCCACGATAAAAATGAGATTAAAACCCGTTATGGTTGGTTAGCTGAAAAGATGACAATTGCGGATGATTATTCTTCGGTTATTTACTTTTTAAGAAAAGAAGCAAAGTTTAGTGACGGTTATCCTGTTACTGCTGAAGATGTGGCGTACTCGCTAAATTTGTATCGTGAAAGTGGTTTAAGTAATATTAAATCACGTTTTAAAATGGTTAAGTCGGTTGAAGTTATTGATCCTTTAACGGTAAAAATTAATTTTGGTGGTGATGGTAGCCGTTTGCAAATCTTAAACTCGGGTAACTTACCTGTATTGCCCAAGCATATCTGGCAACATAAAGACTTTACGCAGCCATCGCTTGATATACCCATAGGTTCAGGCCCTTATAAAGTAATCTCGGTGGATCCTGGTCGTGGGATTGTGTATGAATTAAGAGATGATTATTGGGGTAAAAACTTACCTGTCAATAAGGGGAAATATAACTTTAAGAATATCAAAGTCGAGTATTTCCGCGATCGTAATGCAGCAGTGCAAGCGCTTAAAACCAACAATGTAAATTATATTGCGGAAACGAATTTATTACGCTGGAATAAGTTATATCAAGGTGACGTGTTTGACTCTGGAACGGTTGTTAAAGACAAGATTAATTACGACGCACCTTCTTTTGTTACAGTGATGGTATTTAATTTAAGACAAGCTAAATTTGCTGATCGCAGAACGCGAGAAGCTTTGGTCACTGCGTTTGATTTTGAGTGGTTAAATAAAAAAGCATTTAATAATCAATACACTCGAGCTACAAGCCTGTTTAATAATAGCTTCTTGGCTGCAGAGGGATTACCGACTGCACAGGAAAAAGCGATATTAATCCCCTTGTCTGCGCAATTGCCGGAACAGGTATTATCAAGTGAATTTACACTACCAAGCACGGATGGTTCAGGTCGTAACCGTAAGAATTTATTAACAGCACAAACCTTGTTAAAAGAGGCCGGTTGGAAAGTTAAACATAATAAGTTGGTCCATAGTGTGACGGGCGAGGTGATGACGATTAACTTCTTATTACCATCGCCAGTCATGAAACCTGCAATTGGCGCATATATTCAAACACTGAAAAAATTGGGTATTAGCTCAAACATAACAATCAAAACAGGCACTGAATATTACAAATTATTAATGCAACGTCAGTTTGATATGACCCCAAGTCAATATAAGGTTCGAATTCCGCCAAATACTGAGTTACGTTCATCACTTAAATCTGAATTTGCGGGTGTTGCTTCAAGTTATAATCTCAGTGGTATTCAAGATCCTGCTATTGATAACCTTGTCGAAGGACTTGTTCAGTCAGACAGTTATGTGGATACGCAAGCATACGGACGCGCATTAGATCGGGTGTTGAAATGGAATTATTACTATTTACCATTGTGGGCGCGTAACTTTCAGTTAGTTGCTTATCAGAACTATATTAAAAAACCGTTACAAGCACCAAAATATGGTTATGAAGTTGAATTCTGGTGGGATGAGCGCTCGAAGTAA
- the lpxH gene encoding UDP-2,3-diacylglucosamine diphosphatase: MTTLFISDLHLDERHPQITELFLHFLATEAREADALYILGDLFEFWSGDDIRNTLNNSVKNGLKALTDDGIKCFLVKGNRDFLISKRFAKETGVTILGDYTAIDLDGQQVLIAHGDTFCTLDEKYQAFRTAVNIPWRQKLFTCLPIFVREAIADKIRGKSQQGNQQKSMAIMDVTESEVVNKMQEYHCDILIHGHTHKPNIHDVQLSADKLGKRIVLGDWFDQGSVLIWRDGQYDLQQRAFLKDV, from the coding sequence ATGACTACTTTGTTTATTTCAGATCTGCACCTTGATGAACGCCATCCGCAAATTACCGAATTATTTTTACATTTTCTTGCGACCGAAGCGCGCGAAGCTGACGCACTCTACATTTTAGGCGACCTATTTGAATTTTGGTCAGGTGATGATATTCGCAATACCCTTAACAATAGTGTTAAAAATGGACTTAAAGCCTTAACCGATGATGGTATCAAATGCTTTTTAGTAAAAGGTAATCGTGATTTTCTGATCAGTAAACGTTTTGCTAAAGAAACGGGTGTGACGATACTTGGAGATTACACGGCAATTGACCTTGATGGCCAACAAGTATTAATAGCACATGGTGATACCTTCTGTACGCTTGATGAAAAATACCAAGCATTTCGTACCGCAGTAAACATCCCATGGCGTCAAAAATTATTCACCTGTTTGCCGATCTTCGTACGCGAAGCGATTGCCGATAAAATACGCGGAAAAAGCCAACAAGGTAATCAACAAAAAAGCATGGCCATCATGGACGTGACCGAGTCTGAAGTGGTCAACAAGATGCAAGAATATCACTGTGATATTTTAATTCACGGTCATACTCACAAACCGAATATCCATGATGTTCAATTGTCAGCAGATAAGCTCGGAAAACGGATTGTACTCGGTGATTGGTTTGACCAAGGCAGCGTGCTTATTTGGCGTGACGGTCAATATGACCTCCAGCAACGTGCATTTTTAAAAGACGTATAA
- the folD gene encoding bifunctional methylenetetrahydrofolate dehydrogenase/methenyltetrahydrofolate cyclohydrolase FolD: MTAQIINGKNISQQVRQKVAEEVAARTAQGLRAPGLAVILVGADPASQVYVGSKRRACEEVGFVSKSYDLEIDCSQDALLALIDELNADATIDGILVQLPLPEHIDTTVVLEHIRPDKDVDGFHPYNVGRLSQRIPALRPCTPKGIITLLESTGVDIRGLDAVVVGASNIVGRPMTLELLLAGCTTTTCHRFTKNLEAHVRRADLVVVAVGRPNFIPGEWIKKGAMVIDVGINRLENGKLVGDVGFEVAKENASFITPVPGGVGPMTVASLIENTLISCRDYHSK; the protein is encoded by the coding sequence ATGACTGCTCAAATCATTAATGGAAAAAATATTTCTCAGCAAGTTCGTCAGAAAGTTGCTGAAGAAGTGGCAGCGCGTACCGCACAAGGATTACGCGCCCCGGGTCTTGCTGTGATTTTAGTGGGTGCCGATCCGGCATCACAAGTATATGTTGGGAGTAAACGTCGTGCCTGTGAAGAGGTCGGCTTCGTTTCTAAATCTTACGATCTTGAAATAGATTGCTCACAAGATGCTTTATTAGCATTAATTGATGAGTTAAATGCAGATGCCACGATTGATGGAATATTAGTGCAACTGCCTTTACCTGAGCATATTGATACAACGGTTGTGTTGGAACATATTCGCCCAGATAAAGATGTTGATGGTTTTCACCCGTATAACGTAGGTCGTTTATCACAGCGTATCCCTGCATTACGTCCTTGCACACCAAAAGGTATTATTACGTTACTTGAATCAACTGGTGTTGACATACGTGGTCTAGACGCTGTTGTAGTCGGTGCGTCGAATATTGTTGGTCGTCCAATGACGCTTGAGTTATTACTTGCAGGTTGCACAACGACAACATGTCACCGCTTCACTAAAAACTTAGAAGCGCATGTACGTCGTGCCGATTTAGTTGTAGTTGCAGTTGGTCGCCCTAACTTTATTCCTGGTGAATGGATCAAGAAAGGCGCAATGGTGATCGATGTTGGTATTAACCGTTTAGAAAATGGCAAACTTGTTGGTGATGTTGGCTTTGAAGTAGCAAAAGAAAATGCTTCTTTCATTACCCCTGTACCAGGTGGTGTTGGTCCAATGACAGTGGCAAGCTTGATCGAGAATACCCTAATCTCTTGCCGTGATTACCACTCAAAATAA
- a CDS encoding FKBP-type peptidyl-prolyl cis-trans isomerase — protein MLKIISVIIGCALIFFLMQRMGGNKKQTAENIETGKLFLAANLEKEGVEETASGLQSTVLTEGTGTDHPTGRSKVTVHYHGTLLDGTVFDSSVERGEPITFGLNQVIPGWTEGVQLMVVGEKRRFFIPSRLAYGNRGAGSIQAGSTLIFEVELLSFK, from the coding sequence ATGTTAAAAATTATTTCAGTGATCATCGGTTGTGCGTTGATTTTTTTCCTTATGCAACGCATGGGTGGTAACAAGAAACAAACGGCTGAAAACATTGAAACAGGTAAGTTGTTTTTAGCGGCGAATTTAGAAAAAGAAGGCGTTGAAGAAACGGCTTCAGGTTTGCAATCAACAGTATTAACAGAAGGTACCGGCACTGATCACCCAACGGGACGTTCTAAAGTGACGGTACATTATCATGGTACATTATTAGACGGCACTGTGTTTGATAGCTCGGTAGAGCGTGGCGAGCCAATTACATTTGGTTTAAATCAAGTGATCCCAGGTTGGACTGAAGGTGTACAGCTAATGGTTGTCGGTGAGAAACGCCGATTCTTTATCCCAAGCCGTTTAGCGTATGGCAACCGTGGTGCGGGTTCGATCCAAGCCGGTTCAACCCTGATTTTTGAAGTCGAACTATTAAGTTTTAAATAA
- a CDS encoding ABC transporter permease subunit, giving the protein MLNFYFIRRLLLVFPTLFIIISLNFFLLQWLPGGPVEAALAKQQGIDNSANALFDETDQITNGQLIDDQLRDKITREYGFDKPIWQRYTETLSRYLSFELGNSYFSKRPVTELIFSKLPVSLSLGFWTLFLTYLIAIPLGVMKANKQGGMFDSTSSLLLFIAYAVPTFIIAIMLLILFAGGVFSWFPLRGLVSANHADLSVTGQLLDYFWHLCLPVAACVASGLASLTVLTRNSIIDQMAQPYLDTAICMGESRTSAIFNHVLPNSMLVIVARLPSDLLSIFIGGTLLVEIVFSLDGVALLGFEALLERDYPVVLGILYCYSLLGLVLNLVGDLIYRWVDPRVDFSEVNG; this is encoded by the coding sequence ATGCTTAATTTTTATTTTATTCGTCGTTTGCTGTTAGTATTTCCGACGCTGTTTATTATTATCTCGTTAAATTTTTTCTTACTTCAGTGGTTGCCTGGTGGGCCTGTAGAGGCCGCCTTAGCTAAGCAGCAAGGTATTGATAATTCGGCAAATGCACTTTTCGATGAGACCGACCAAATAACTAATGGTCAGCTTATTGATGACCAGTTGCGAGACAAAATTACGCGAGAATATGGTTTTGATAAGCCTATATGGCAACGCTATACTGAAACGCTCAGTCGTTATTTATCATTCGAATTAGGGAACAGTTATTTTAGTAAGCGTCCTGTTACTGAATTAATTTTTTCTAAACTTCCTGTCTCTTTATCCTTGGGGTTTTGGACGTTGTTCCTAACCTATTTAATCGCAATACCATTAGGGGTGATGAAGGCGAATAAACAAGGAGGTATGTTTGATTCGACATCCAGCTTACTGCTGTTTATCGCTTATGCAGTGCCGACTTTTATTATCGCTATTATGTTATTGATTTTATTTGCTGGTGGCGTTTTTAGCTGGTTTCCGCTACGGGGACTGGTTTCTGCAAATCATGCTGATTTATCCGTTACAGGGCAGCTTCTCGATTACTTTTGGCATTTATGTTTACCTGTTGCAGCCTGTGTTGCCAGTGGATTGGCTTCGTTAACTGTTTTAACACGTAATTCTATTATTGACCAAATGGCTCAACCTTATTTAGATACGGCTATTTGCATGGGGGAAAGTCGGACAAGCGCAATCTTCAATCATGTATTACCGAATAGTATGTTAGTGATCGTAGCTCGCTTACCTTCAGACTTACTGTCTATTTTTATTGGTGGCACCTTGCTCGTTGAAATCGTATTTTCATTAGATGGTGTTGCATTGTTAGGTTTTGAGGCGCTATTGGAACGAGATTACCCAGTGGTATTAGGTATTCTATATTGTTATTCGTTACTGGGTCTTGTTTTGAATTTGGTTGGCGATTTGATATATCGTTGGGTTGATCCACGTGTTGATTTTTCCGAGGTGAACGGATGA
- a CDS encoding NUDIX domain-containing protein has translation MKHQEHIISVFADVAAPSTRLIDSAAVNIQSKDVVIMQRALLETNPKFRQLIPYVVVKQGDKYLAYERSVSGGESRLHNLFSIGIGGHVDAVDAVYDEKGVFQLTETLRTGMYRELHEELGLTESDFLGMTTIGYLSKDVTPVDEVHLGIVLVAEVHADLVVTSKEDALNLAGFLTADELAKLNLESWSETVVAELV, from the coding sequence GTGAAACACCAAGAGCATATTATTTCCGTTTTTGCAGACGTTGCAGCACCTTCAACCCGTTTAATTGACAGTGCGGCTGTTAATATCCAAAGCAAAGATGTTGTTATCATGCAGCGTGCGCTGTTAGAAACAAACCCTAAATTTCGCCAGCTTATTCCCTATGTAGTGGTAAAGCAGGGTGACAAATACTTGGCATACGAACGTTCTGTATCGGGTGGTGAATCGCGGTTACATAACTTATTCAGTATTGGTATTGGTGGTCACGTGGATGCGGTGGATGCGGTTTATGATGAAAAAGGCGTATTCCAGTTAACCGAAACGTTACGCACCGGTATGTACCGTGAATTACATGAAGAGTTAGGGCTAACAGAAAGCGACTTCTTAGGGATGACAACAATTGGTTACCTTTCTAAAGATGTAACCCCTGTTGATGAAGTGCATCTAGGTATTGTATTGGTTGCTGAAGTGCACGCAGATCTGGTTGTAACCAGTAAAGAAGACGCGTTGAATCTAGCGGGTTTCTTAACTGCGGATGAATTAGCTAAGCTAAATTTAGAGTCTTGGTCTGAAACTGTGGTTGCAGAGCTAGTTTAA
- the cysS gene encoding cysteine--tRNA ligase — MLKIYNTLTRQKEQFKPITEGQIGMYVCGVTIYDYCHIGHGRTFVAFDTVVRYLRHRGYAVKFIRNITDVDDKIIKRANEKGETCEQLTTRFTQAMHEDFDALHMIRPDMEPTVTGHMPDIIEIIETLVAKGHAYVASSGDVLFEVKTFADYGKLSGQDLDMLQAGARVEVELEKRNPMDFVLWKMAKPGEPRWVSPWGEGRPGWHIECSAMNNKILGDVFDIHGGGSDLMFPHHENEVAQSCCAHNGEYVNTWMHSGMVQIDKVKMSKSLNNFFTIRDVLKKYDGESVRYFLISGHYRSQLNYSEDNLKQARASLERLYTALRGVTVADVDGVVPGCEAYVATFKAAMDDDFNTPEAFPVLFELAKEINRIKETDEKRAGELAAQLIIFGEVLGLLSQDPEAFLQGDTGADDEVAEIEALIKQRNDARESKDWGMADDARDKLNALGIVLEDGANGTSWRRK, encoded by the coding sequence ATGCTGAAGATTTACAACACACTGACTCGCCAAAAAGAACAATTTAAACCTATCACTGAAGGTCAAATAGGTATGTACGTATGTGGCGTGACTATCTATGATTATTGTCATATTGGTCATGGTCGTACTTTTGTGGCGTTTGATACTGTGGTGCGTTATCTTCGCCATCGCGGTTATGCGGTTAAATTTATCCGTAACATTACCGATGTTGATGATAAAATAATCAAACGTGCCAACGAAAAAGGTGAAACTTGTGAGCAGTTAACGACACGTTTTACCCAAGCTATGCATGAAGATTTCGATGCGCTGCACATGATCCGCCCTGATATGGAACCGACGGTAACAGGTCATATGCCAGATATTATCGAAATTATCGAGACGTTAGTCGCGAAAGGTCATGCTTATGTTGCGAGCAGTGGTGATGTATTGTTTGAAGTGAAGACATTCGCTGACTACGGTAAATTAAGTGGCCAAGACTTAGATATGCTACAAGCTGGCGCGCGTGTTGAAGTTGAATTAGAGAAGCGTAATCCGATGGATTTCGTATTATGGAAAATGGCCAAGCCGGGTGAACCACGCTGGGTATCTCCTTGGGGTGAAGGTCGCCCTGGTTGGCATATTGAATGTTCAGCAATGAACAACAAAATACTGGGTGACGTGTTTGATATTCATGGTGGTGGTTCTGATTTAATGTTCCCACACCACGAAAATGAAGTGGCACAATCTTGCTGCGCACATAATGGTGAGTACGTGAATACCTGGATGCATTCAGGTATGGTGCAGATCGACAAAGTGAAAATGTCTAAATCATTAAATAACTTTTTCACTATCCGTGATGTATTAAAAAAATATGATGGCGAGTCTGTGCGTTATTTCTTAATTTCAGGTCATTATCGCAGTCAGCTAAATTATTCAGAAGATAACTTAAAACAAGCGCGTGCAAGTTTAGAGCGTTTATATACCGCATTACGTGGTGTGACAGTTGCCGACGTTGATGGTGTTGTACCAGGTTGCGAAGCGTATGTTGCAACGTTCAAAGCGGCAATGGATGATGATTTCAATACTCCTGAAGCGTTCCCTGTGTTATTCGAATTAGCGAAAGAAATTAACCGCATCAAAGAAACGGATGAAAAACGCGCTGGCGAATTAGCGGCGCAGTTAATTATCTTTGGTGAAGTATTAGGTTTGTTATCACAAGATCCTGAAGCTTTCTTGCAAGGTGATACCGGCGCTGATGATGAAGTGGCTGAAATAGAAGCGCTTATTAAACAACGTAACGATGCGCGCGAAAGCAAAGACTGGGGCATGGCTGATGATGCGCGTGACAAGTTGAATGCGTTGGGTATTGTGTTGGAAGACGGTGCTAACGGTACTAGTTGGCGTCGTAAATAA